Proteins encoded by one window of Emticicia oligotrophica DSM 17448:
- a CDS encoding GtrA family protein, whose protein sequence is MELILTLTGLNLFVKLLNKIKNKELRSFVSFFLTAVLGAGTNFVSQIPYKSLFLTLGYLDKPAFNLSVFAGYLTATIVSFIPAKVFAFSAKESGNSKRESIKYLIIAAVALGIQVGISSLTLDYIANPLFSSSSLFLREKGSHVVGMGFSFFANYYGHKFLTFRSTGVYEKIKARSPR, encoded by the coding sequence ATGGAGCTCATCTTAACTCTTACTGGACTAAATTTATTTGTGAAATTACTTAACAAAATAAAGAATAAAGAACTAAGGTCATTTGTCTCTTTCTTCTTAACAGCTGTTTTAGGAGCTGGAACAAACTTTGTTTCCCAGATTCCATATAAGTCGTTATTTTTAACACTTGGGTATTTAGATAAACCTGCTTTTAACTTAAGTGTATTCGCAGGTTATTTAACAGCAACAATTGTTAGTTTTATTCCAGCGAAAGTATTTGCCTTTTCAGCTAAAGAATCGGGAAATTCAAAAAGAGAATCAATTAAGTATCTTATTATAGCAGCCGTTGCATTGGGGATTCAAGTAGGAATTTCATCACTTACGCTTGATTATATCGCTAATCCACTTTTTAGTTCTTCCTCTCTATTTTTAAGAGAAAAAGGCTCACACGTAGTAGGAATGGGCTTCAGTTTTTTTGCTAATTATTATGGCCATAAATTCCTAACATTCAGAAGTACAGGCGTTTATGAAAAAATTAAGGCACGTTCGCCTCGTTAA
- a CDS encoding aminotransferase class IV: protein MAHHCYLNNKIDSVENTNIHITDLGLLRGYGLFDYFRTYNGRPFQWDWYWERFDRSAKLMKLPNPISKEKAYSVVMALIEKSGLEDCGIRFVLTGGYSPDAMKMIEPNLLIISEDIHPVKESEYEAGMKVISHEYVRDYPEIKSTDYKHLMILQSDIREAGATDVLFHKDGKISELSRSNVFIVKNNVIATPDTQILRGITRRYILELAKANFKVEERSVALQEVLEADEVFTTSTTKKVLPITRIDNQLVGSENRSVSKFLLEEMNHHLKTW, encoded by the coding sequence ATGGCACATCATTGTTATCTCAACAACAAGATTGATTCTGTTGAAAATACAAACATTCATATTACTGATTTAGGTTTGTTGCGTGGCTATGGCCTTTTCGATTATTTCCGAACTTATAACGGACGTCCTTTTCAGTGGGATTGGTATTGGGAACGTTTTGACCGTTCGGCGAAACTGATGAAGTTACCTAACCCCATAAGTAAAGAAAAAGCCTATTCGGTAGTTATGGCTTTAATTGAAAAAAGTGGACTCGAAGATTGTGGTATTCGTTTCGTACTTACAGGGGGCTATTCACCTGATGCGATGAAAATGATTGAGCCGAATTTGCTCATCATTAGTGAAGATATTCATCCTGTTAAAGAATCAGAATATGAGGCAGGTATGAAAGTTATCTCACATGAGTATGTAAGAGATTATCCAGAAATTAAAAGCACTGATTATAAGCATCTAATGATATTGCAGTCTGATATTCGTGAAGCGGGTGCTACTGATGTTTTATTTCATAAAGATGGAAAAATTAGCGAGTTGAGTAGAAGCAATGTATTTATTGTGAAAAATAATGTCATAGCTACACCAGATACCCAAATCTTACGTGGAATTACCCGACGTTATATTCTTGAATTAGCTAAAGCAAATTTTAAGGTTGAAGAACGTAGCGTAGCTTTACAAGAGGTGCTCGAAGCAGATGAAGTTTTTACTACCAGCACAACCAAAAAAGTATTACCAATAACTAGAATTGACAACCAGCTGGTTGGAAGTGAGAACAGAAGTGTTTCTAAGTTTTTGTTGGAAGAAATGAACCATCATCTCAAGACTTGGTAG
- a CDS encoding M28 family peptidase, which yields MKKIFLTICLCITFSGFAQNIVSEQVLKHLENIDTNKIKAHVAYLSDDKLKGRLPGKEGYQMAVDYAIEQYKSMGLKPAGENGGFTQKVILRKAKLVKEAAKFTLTLPNGEKKELTLGNDLSIYPHPELKSVDFTAPLVFVGSGFDAPQINIEDYKGLNVKGKIVVILRRVPDNLPANVKLHLQYPATLQEFAAKNGAIGVLVCNYTTSMVQFKAAANGMVANGISASVTADGKRTSCASALGGKIMVAGGISVPTLQELMRAENNMLDSTWQQLEKGKFVSMPLKSSISGHYESTHQDITSYNVVAKLEGTDAKLKKEYVIHSAHLDHLGVGKPINGDSIYNGAHDNASGVACALEIARSYATLPASLKPKRSLLFLLVTAEEMGLLGSGYFAAYPTVKKSQIVADINTDMPTLLAPLESVAPLGAEHSSLQKVVDNAASIAKLEVEPDPDPSEGRFVRSDQYNFVKAGIPALHIKYGYRFSNPKLNLAENVKKWRETHYHKPSDEITNGFVWSAGKTYARVNFLVSYLVAQTEARPTWNKGDFFEPRK from the coding sequence ATGAAAAAAATCTTCTTGACTATTTGTTTATGTATAACATTCTCGGGTTTTGCCCAAAATATTGTTTCTGAGCAAGTCTTAAAACATTTAGAAAACATTGATACCAATAAAATTAAAGCACACGTAGCGTACTTATCAGATGATAAACTCAAAGGCCGTTTGCCGGGTAAAGAAGGCTACCAAATGGCGGTAGATTATGCCATTGAACAATATAAATCAATGGGTTTGAAACCTGCTGGTGAAAACGGAGGGTTTACGCAAAAAGTAATACTTCGTAAAGCGAAGTTGGTGAAAGAAGCAGCAAAGTTTACACTCACTTTGCCAAATGGAGAAAAGAAAGAATTAACATTAGGTAACGATTTATCTATTTACCCACATCCAGAGCTTAAAAGTGTTGATTTTACAGCTCCGTTAGTTTTTGTAGGATCTGGCTTTGATGCTCCTCAGATCAATATTGAAGATTATAAAGGACTCAATGTAAAAGGTAAAATTGTAGTCATATTACGAAGAGTTCCAGATAATTTACCTGCCAATGTGAAACTACACCTACAATATCCTGCTACGCTCCAAGAATTTGCTGCTAAAAATGGAGCGATTGGTGTATTGGTTTGTAATTATACTACCAGTATGGTACAGTTTAAAGCCGCAGCCAATGGTATGGTTGCGAATGGCATTTCTGCTTCGGTTACAGCAGATGGTAAACGTACAAGCTGTGCCTCTGCTCTCGGCGGAAAAATAATGGTTGCTGGCGGTATTTCTGTCCCTACGTTGCAGGAACTCATGCGTGCTGAAAATAATATGCTTGATAGCACTTGGCAACAACTCGAAAAAGGAAAATTTGTGAGTATGCCCTTGAAAAGTTCCATTTCGGGTCATTATGAAAGTACACACCAAGATATTACAAGCTACAATGTAGTAGCTAAACTCGAAGGAACTGATGCTAAATTGAAGAAAGAATATGTTATTCACTCGGCACACCTCGACCACCTTGGCGTAGGAAAACCCATTAATGGTGATTCTATTTATAATGGTGCTCACGATAACGCTTCAGGCGTGGCTTGTGCTTTAGAAATCGCACGCTCTTACGCTACTTTGCCTGCTTCTTTAAAACCTAAGCGTTCGTTGTTGTTTTTACTCGTTACAGCTGAGGAAATGGGGCTTTTAGGTTCAGGGTATTTTGCAGCTTATCCGACTGTTAAAAAGAGTCAAATTGTAGCCGATATCAATACCGATATGCCTACTTTGCTTGCTCCATTAGAGTCGGTTGCTCCACTGGGTGCTGAACATAGTAGTTTACAAAAAGTAGTAGATAATGCCGCAAGTATTGCAAAACTTGAAGTGGAGCCAGACCCAGACCCAAGCGAAGGCCGTTTTGTGCGTAGCGATCAATATAATTTTGTAAAGGCAGGTATTCCAGCTCTTCATATAAAGTATGGTTATAGATTCAGTAATCCGAAATTAAATTTGGCTGAAAACGTAAAAAAATGGCGTGAGACACATTATCATAAACCTTCCGATGAAATTACTAATGGCTTTGTGTGGTCGGCAGGTAAAACTTATGCGAGAGTGAATTTCTTGGTGAGTTATTTAGTTGCTCAGACAGAAGCTCGACCAACATGGAACAAAGGTGATTTCTTTGAACCTCGAAAATGA
- a CDS encoding type II toxin-antitoxin system RelE family toxin, whose protein sequence is MVVQFDEAFLKSLKKLRDKKVKEKLLELINNFEDSENLTDIPNIKKMQGYETYYRVWLGDYRVGFELQIDKSVLFILVAHRKEIYRFFP, encoded by the coding sequence ATGGTCGTACAATTTGATGAAGCATTTTTGAAAAGCCTTAAAAAGTTAAGAGATAAGAAAGTTAAAGAAAAACTACTTGAACTTATTAATAATTTTGAGGATAGTGAAAACCTTACAGATATACCCAATATTAAAAAGATGCAAGGCTACGAAACTTATTATCGAGTTTGGCTTGGAGATTATAGAGTAGGTTTTGAATTGCAGATAGATAAATCAGTTCTTTTTATTTTGGTGGCTCATCGGAAAGAAATTTATCGTTTCTTCCCTTAA